CTCTTGGCGATAGACGCGCTGACCACCCGGGCCGGCTTTCGCATCCATGTTTTCCGCAGGAACTGAACATACGAAAAGGCCGTGGACTTTCGTCCACGGCCTTTTTCTCCGGAAATCTCACAGGCCAGGCGGCGATGCGTGCATCCGCCGCCTGGCACATAAAGTTTACGCCTCTATCAGCTCCCGCTTTTCGTACCGGGCGGCAAAATCCTCAAAGGCCTCCGTGATCAGCTGCTGGCCCCGGGAGTTGGGATGGGTCCCATCGGCGCAGATCAGATCGCCGATGCGGCCATGGTGCAAAAACGTCCGCCGGACGTCCACCAGCGGCACCTGTTCCGCCCGGGCCACATCCTCCACCGCCCGGGAGTAGTTCTCCTGGTGGGCGTAGATGTTCACCACGCCGCCCATCCAGCGCAGGACATTCTCCTGATTGAGGTCCCGGCACCACCAGTCAAAAAAGCGCTGAGGCTCCAAGGGCGGCAGTGTGGTGACAATGGGCACAATGCCCCTCTCCTTCAGCTTGCCGATCAACCGGCGGTACCGCTCCACAAATTCTTCCATTGGCACCGCCGGGAGGTGGACGCCATCCGGGTCCTCCGCAATCTCGGCCCATTTGTAGTCGCAGTCGTTCCCGCCGAAGTCCATCACCACCGCGTCGCAGGCCA
This window of the Dysosmobacter acutus genome carries:
- a CDS encoding SGNH/GDSL hydrolase family protein codes for the protein MVKRLHDIQVVGDSILKGIQVDPRTGKYITKNEMDSRRIARDYALEIENHSHFGCTIIKGAKLIERMLERGMACDAVVMDFGGNDCDYKWAEIAEDPDGVHLPAVPMEEFVERYRRLIGKLKERGIVPIVTTLPPLEPQRFFDWWCRDLNQENVLRWMGGVVNIYAHQENYSRAVEDVARAEQVPLVDVRRTFLHHGRIGDLICADGTHPNSRGQQLITEAFEDFAARYEKRELIEA